The Candidatus Bathyarchaeota archaeon nucleotide sequence CCTACACCCAAATAGACAGTATAATCCTGATTAACCACTATGTTAAAAGGCATACCCTGCGCCATCTCGTCTGGTCCCAACACGTAAAGTTCAGAAAACGCTTCACCAGCAGGGAGGTCTTCTAAGATGTACCCCAAAACCGGTGAAGCAATAAGTAAAACGCCGATTAAGCCCACAGCAACAAAAATAATCTGATAATCGGAGAACTTAATTGCCAGTCACCTCAGGTTGTGTATCCAATAGGCTACGCAGATAACGCCGCTCAAACAAGCGCCAAACCAAAAATAACCCTAAAATAAACAAAACTGACCCGCCCATTACAGAACCAACACTTAACCAAAAAGCATTCATGCTTTGTGATGTAACTGATTCTTCAGCAGTTTTAGCTTGAGCGGTAACCTGTTGAGAGATAGAGATTGCAGAATCCGCATTACTTATTACGGAGTTGACGTCGCCAAATCTATTTGCGTTTTCTGCGTGTGCTAAGAAAGTTATAGCATTGTTTAATTTAGCTATTAACTCAGTAACGTTTGCACCAGCTTTCTCAGCACTTAAAACAGCGGTAAAAGCCTGTTCAGTTGCATCATTGGCAGCTTGTAATTTTGCGGCACTATCATTTTGAGCTGAGACCACAGGTACTCCAAAAAAGTAGGAAATTGACAGCAAAAGGATAAGCAGGCTCGTAGTCATCAATTTACAGTTAGACACCATACGAACCGCCAAAGATTATTCTAATTCTAAAAATTTGGAAAGCAAATAGTGGAATCTTGTAAATATTTTTAAAGAACTTCAGAAAAAACTAAGTCAGGTGAGGGAGGCTATAGCGATTGTCTTCAAGATTTTATAGCCATCCCTAAATGTTTTAAGGTTGGATTTCCCACTTTTGCGTTCATATTCAATGCTAGGTACTTCAACAACTTTAAGTCCGAGCTTTTTGGCTTTTATAAAAACTTCAGTTTCTATTTCAAAACCGTTAGTCTCCAGAACTGGCGCCAAAGCTCTAACCGCTTTCTTGTTTAAAGCCACAAAACCATAGCATAAATCGGTATAATTTGAAGAACACACAAAATTAACAAACGATGTCATTATAGTGTTGCCAAATCTTCTCAGAAAAGTCATATCGTAAGTTTTGCCGCCAGATATAAAACGTGAACCTTTAACGACATCGGCGCCATCCTTGATTGCTGCAACAAATCGGGGAACTTCTTCTGGAGACATAGAGCCATCCGCATCCATCAACACCAATACGTCAGAATCCAAATATTCATTCTTTAGAACTTGTCGGATAGCTTGACCTTTACCGCGTCCATCCTGCAAAACGATTTTGGCACCATTTTTTTCAGCAACCTTTAAAGTTCCATCAGCTGATAAGCCATCAATGACCAAAATATTGTCAAGACCCAATCCAGTCAGTTGTGTGAGTACATCGCCAATGTTTTTTTCTTCATTAAAAGCGGGAATCGCAACGCCTATACTTAGGTCCAAACAATCAATCTTGAAACCAGAAAATTCAAGGTTACTTGGCTGCAACAAATCAGCGTCATGCAGCATACCGATTTGGGTCTCATTGAACAACTCTTCCGAATTTGAAAGATCACCCGCCATACCTGTCAACCCCAAAAAGGCGCTTTAGGCTCAAAAAAGCCGTGGCTTGATTGGACAACTGGTTGACTGGCTCTGGCGAGGAATCCTAATTTGTCCTTGTCACCCAAAAGGGCAGTAGCCAAGATTATAATGTTACTGTGTCTTTCTCCTTTCTCCATTGCAATAAGTCTCCTCTCTTATGGATAACTTGCCTTCCTGA carries:
- a CDS encoding glycosyltransferase family 2 protein; its protein translation is MAGDLSNSEELFNETQIGMLHDADLLQPSNLEFSGFKIDCLDLSIGVAIPAFNEEKNIGDVLTQLTGLGLDNILVIDGLSADGTLKVAEKNGAKIVLQDGRGKGQAIRQVLKNEYLDSDVLVLMDADGSMSPEEVPRFVAAIKDGADVVKGSRFISGGKTYDMTFLRRFGNTIMTSFVNFVCSSNYTDLCYGFVALNKKAVRALAPVLETNGFEIETEVFIKAKKLGLKVVEVPSIEYERKSGKSNLKTFRDGYKILKTIAIASLT